ATATCCTTGAAATGCTACAGTCAGCTCAATATTCTAAGCTGATTTATGACTAAATAAAAGTTGAACTTTATTTATTCGCAAACATTATTTTAACCAAAAATACATTCATTTGAAGGACTTGTTCAAAATTTGGACAACCCTTTCTTGAATTAAACTTCCCCATTGAAAATACAAACAGCTTAAAATTACTTCCCGAACAGGAGCTGTTTCAGTGAAGTCAAAGCCACATCTGCCAGCACTTACGTGACATTATGTAATGTGAGTACTGCAGCTAATTGACGGCTGCTAATGGGTTGCTTTGCCCACGATTCACTTGCACTAAACTAGGACATACCCTGAATTGGTTGCGGCGCTCATCGCAAGTGAAGGCAGATATGCCGCCAATATCGAGCCAGTGTGGGTGTTGAGTATAAACAGTTTTATCTTCAATAGGATCATCTTTAAATCATGAAGTGTTTGTCCAAGTAGTAGATATTCGTTTTGGTTACCAATGCCCCAAAGTGTGCccatattattttatttattaaatatggaagaaaaaaatgttaaatgtttacGCACTTCAAGTTGCTGTTCCttttcctccagaacctccttctgaGATCGCAAGAAATCTGAAAGCATTCTTGTAAGTTGTTTACGGTCATCTATCTCTGCTGCTAATCTGCCGTTGTAGTCTGCAAGGAGCATGCAGGCATCATCCACCATCTTAGAAAGTTGATCACCCGAGGCTTTATCTAGAAATAATAGCAACATCCTTTTCTCACTTAACTCAACCCAAAGAGTCCCATCCGCTTTTTAACTAGATAAAAATCAGCTTCTATCAAGTTTGGTTTAGATACAATAATCACCTACCAGTAATTTTATCCAAAAGTGACACATCTTGTACTTCCACAGGTAGAGAGCTTATTCTCTGGTGTACAGCTGCATCACCAGAAGCTGCATTTTCAAGTTCTTGCAATGCATGAATTAGATCTGTTGTCTAAGAGGAAGAAAGAATGCAGATAGAGTCCAGAAAATATGATACATTTACTTATAACTTTTATCACTTATTCACTTTTGCATGGAGTATAATCTTAAAATAAGGGTGCACTAACTTGTGACCCCGGGGCTGAATGACTCTGTGATGCTGTTCTGTGCAGTCCATGATCACGAGAGTGAGATAGAGAAATAGCGATTGATTAAAAAACTGGATCCGGTGGCCAGCTTCGGCAATTTCTTCTTGCGTTTTTGTGCCGGAAAAGAaattttggacggatccggaaaaaaaaggataaaacgttgggacatcaggcacaatccggcactaatgcaactctatggcaaaaaaaaaggatccggcggagaaaaaaaacgcatccgttTTTTAGAAAGTTTGTAGGATTGTGCATGatgcgtgaaagtagcctaaaagtggTTGTTCCACCATAGAAATGTATCAGTTATAGACAGATTAGGTGATAAATGTTTGACTGCCAAGACTCCCAACAAACACTCAAAGGAGATGCCAAACTACCATTCTTCATCTCCTCTCCCAGAATAGAGCAGCGTGGTTGAGTATATCCCATACCACTCCATTCTCTTCAGTGAGACTGACCGATGCAGCGCTACATTATCTCCACTAGTTATATAGGAAACAAACAGAACAGTATCTTACCTGCTTGACCACGAGGCTCAACTTATTGCCCAAAGAAATACGGAAGAACAAGTGATAGGGACCTCCATTACAGTGGTCTATGGTAGTTTCAGCACTGGGAACCTCAGTGACCATAAATTTACACCTATCATGTGCACAGGTGATAAATATCCTCGGTGGTAAACCCCGTGCATCTGCCTCTCTAGCTGCCCCTCACTAACAGCTAGTGGGATGCATCTATAAACTCACAGATTTCCAGTTAATGCTTGGTAAGACATTTTAAAGAGGTTGtacattattctttattatttgAAAATGGGCCCTTGGAGGTCTTCATATAAAAAAAGCACAACTTCCTTGCATTGCTGCTGGTGTACCCTGCCATTTTCTAAACATCTTTTATTGGAGGAGGAGTCAGGTGACCAATACAGCCCCTCAGTATCAGTGACCACTGATTAGTTGCAGAGGTCACCTAAGAAACTTGCACTGGCAGCGGTACAGAGAAAAAGCGGGGTTCTGGTAAGCTAGCatgctttttttcatttattttaagaAAGTCAAgagcatgaaaataataaaatgtagggGACAGCAACTTTATATCTCTATCATTGTCCAACTACTCTAAAAGTGGTCATCAGCAGCAAGAAGTAAAGGGATGCAGTAACTCAAGTCCCCTACCATTTTCATTGTAAACTAAAAATGCGAGTCTACATACCGATAACCAACACGAATTCAAGAAATACCTGTGGAGGTTCTTCTGGAGATATCTTAGAtaattcttcatcatcatcatcatcatcatcctcctcatctttGTCAATTTTTACTTCTTCATATGGCCGCTTTTTAGTTTTTTTCTCACCATCTAAAAAatagtattagcagtattacaattGACAGGCCCTAGTGCTGTATTATATCAATTTGTGTCAATTTTGAGGGTAGTCGTAGAAATGAATGAATCAGGGAAAAATTCAAACTCATCTTATTTTCCTAAGAAATTTGATTAGCGGAGAATTCTCTCTCCACAAATTTAACGTCCCTTATTATTCTCTAGGATCTCATCAGTCTCCAGAGCATAATAAGCAtaacgtatttttttttttttttttaaaaaaaaaaggaaaacaaattatTCTCACCTTACCATTCACCTCATGGCATGCCATGAAGTCATTATGTCGTGAATTTTTCTGCAGAGTCCTCCCCTAGGGATTTCAGTGCAAACAGTGACAATATCAAGATACGGTAAAGACCGGACATTAAATTCAGAGGGGCCAAGGAGGTGAGTAAAATgaatttttaacattttgatggCCTTTTACGGCTCAGAAAAATTGTGGCTAGTGGCTGCCATTTAACTGCATCTGCAacaaagcaaattaaaaaaaaatctacattttggcAAATGCAAATTTTTGCAAAACTCAATTCCACTCAAATGTATTCCTTCATCTCTAATGGTCAGTGTGTGTATTGAAGATATGATGAACGGGTAGTAATTTGCGTTTATGTGTTGTTATCCATTGCATATGCCATTTTATTAGCTTAGACTAAATACTTGCCAGCTTTCAGCTTAGTAATTATTTTGAGCGAGAGAATGAGAGAGAATTATTTGAATGGAGAAATGCATAAAATACCGGATTCGGAGGCTGGATTTATCATTTCAACACACGTTTCATATGTTTTTCACCGGATCAGTTGCTGGGCGTTTTTTCGCCACACAGAAAAAaagttcctatgaacgttttctccagccgccggaaaactaattttaGACAAATACAGACATTTCATCCAgcagaaaaacagatgaaacgtgtggccatcaggccaaTACGGCGCTAATACTTGGGTAACCTTGGATAAGAGATATAGTGTTGGAATTCGGGGGTCCTTCACCATCAGTATATCCCGTACTTCTGTAGTGATAAGATGTTCATCTTCTGCCTTCCAGAGAATTTTGCGCAATTCCTCCTTATATGACAATAAGGGATTGTATGTCAATTTTTCATAGTGTGATACATTTTTTAGCATACGATTAGCTTCAGCCTCATATTGTTTTGAAGGCCATATCACAATATTtccgcctttatcggctggcttgatTACAATATCCTTGAGATTTTTAAGGCGCTTCAAACATTGGTGctgggagtaaaggtaccgtcacactaaacgatatcgctagcaatccgtgacgttgcagcgtcctggatagcgatatcgttgtgtttgacacgcagcagcgatcaggatcccgctgtgatatcgctggtcgttgattaaagttcagaactttatttggtcgtcagatcgccgtgtatcgttgtgtttgacagcaaaagcaacgataccagcgatgttttacaatggtaaccagggtaaatatcgggttactaagcgcagggccgcgcttagtaatccgatgtttacactggttaccagtgtaaaatgtaaaaaaacaaacactacatactcaccctctgatgtctgtcacacgtccctcgccgtccgcttcctgcactgactgagcgctggccgtaagtgaaatcacaagcacagcggtgacgtcaccgctctgctgttagggccggcgctcagttagtgcaggaagcggacgccgggggacgcgaaggtgagtatgtactgtttgtttttttaaattttacactggtaaccagtttaaacatcgggttactaagcgcggccctgcgcttagcaacccgatgtttaccctggttacccagggacctcggcatcgttggtcgctggagagctgtctgtgtgacagctctccagcgaccacacagcgacgctgcagcgatcggcatcgttgtctgtatcgctgcagcgtcgcttagtgtgacggtaccttaagttaaaTTGTTATtatgaatatgcagcgccccagagtcctggccgttgcagtactgtggctccgccgctaaggggggctatggtacgtctgatggcactgaaggagttcatctgaccaggtatcacatacaccaatacatttcacagtcgggcctccagggggagctaagggtgctatttattaggccactcctcaccgtgtgggtaaactgggggtcaggcaggaagttagctcagaaagctgactgggttggaaccaggcaacaccttgtggcagagggtgttgtggggaagattcggtagggtccctgtcaggcttgggaccctgacagaggcctggcaacaagaaagaacgtcacgggaccgtgcctgctcagcatagcggcggtgccctaagaaaggatcagaagcgagatatattgtgctgagtgagaaacgagatcaaagcaagaaggagattaccagtaggagtcgtgctgtaagatcgaggcaacatcctactgaggcgcacaaccggcggctggaacgccgaggaagtattcatatatctagctccaagcaatacttcaaaccaacggcaggacagtcagtcacaggcgggctgtctcacctaaatcacctatgcagacttggggggcaacctgtggagaggggcgactctagggtcccggaagagctccaagcctacccgtcatacgggtgcgtcccaaccataacaccgggagggacggaggattagcagaacatcatctaatcaagttgttgtgagggaacacgagaaacagacacaacagttgtggggactatcccgtaagcacagcaggggaggaccacaacacatagcgctagcagggaggcacagatttccacctgcaaagagaactctggaggtgccattggaccggccggacttgcgcagcctggtgaaccgtattccggactgaggacccagagaccttcagtaaagaggtaaagagactgcaacctggtgtcctcgttatttactgcaccgcaccaccaccaccatccacatccatcatatctatcactgtacgcccctcagcagggtcacggaccgggcctagccaccgtgacaaccccagagcagagactcagaggcccagtaccgggtacccctcggccctgcggcagtggaggcgctacaacttggcgtcacgaacaggatctacttaagcctgaggaatcgggtcatgtgtgccttggaactgtgatttactgtgcttggactgtactttattgcaaagactgtgtgttgccatttaccgccaaaagttcccgccaaaagtcgccgccattgcagcgttccagggagcgcggaggaagaagaagggcgtgccatgggaggagactaccaaagcggcgccagaagtagcgaccgccccctccgactcctgctgcgagaggacgacctacccagcagcagaggagaaccgccccctgatttgcaacggcgggaacgaggtgaaggagcccgacctcggagaaatggcggagccaggtgcatgcgttgccgccggatgcccgacagcgacgatgagcagcaagtgcccgagcaacggctaggtgatcccggcttgccctcacccatcagaggcggactcgcgtccaccgccggcgaGGGACCTGAACTCctgggagccgccagtggaggagccgagcctacctatcccagccacggagccatggagggcggagccacatcaagaggccactccggaagagccgcggtccgggctgcagccgattccagtgtcctcgtcaacggaacagatcgacatcggtggaatcatataaggcgcaggtatggacggcacccctactcccctggccgattctgctctcctgaccgatccggctcccctgaccgatcccgctcctgtgaccgctcctcaccccagcaacaataaccgcttcctctcagtggagcgggtagtcctctcCCCCGAcgagatggggaagctggtacctccactaatgactaagatgggggaacccatagatgtaggcccggacggggtgatcctccggtgggacactccctggaacgagccgtatggagctccgggggagagcctcacccttgcggtacttacctgggaacagtataagcattgtctaatccaacactggaaagatcgagacgagactgaacaacatgatacacaacgtagaaagtctgcgcacggcaggaaagacgtggtaaagcggggaactgtgctggcctaccacccgaagaagggatggggctccatacaggaaccgggacaaccaactgatgtctttgttactagttataacgtaaaaactccctgctgcagtcgagatggtgacccattgcaaaggggggatcaggtgacctacacccgtcatcggaatgcacaaggatggtgcgctcggaacgttcgccggtgtgagcctgagggagcgtcacctgttgccccgatcatgactgctccagatttgccagatcttgttactgtcaccaccgtacgccttgtagcggctgctgaacttgcaagcaggattagccttcaaatccagacaccagttgatctgatggcatctgagagaccaactaccagcacaggtgctgcatcggccggggatcaaaaaccaccttctgcaccacaaaagtaaatatcttaaaactctgcataatatgtaaatagttcttcaaactgtttgtttttgctgCTATGATGCTGCTaagcccgtccagggttaactcttaaagggatccctttgttgacccgggatccctattgctttttgtttgtttttctactttttgctccgttactaagaaactgctgaatcatgaacaatgcatgatacaaacttcttgtacatagttgcaccttcttaaaggtgctccctactggttttatataaaagacggactatttgcgaagatacggttattggaacttgtactggagtccttgctgcatacggactggcagcttgaaaagttgcactacctcatagagacttggttccctcttaaaggggatgttcatcgatagcacttaaggaatgatgatgctttgaaagaagaagtaataatgttgatatgtgaaagttaaatgtaaccaattagttaattgtaagaaattttcaataatgttaatagaaggatgaggacaggaagtgaacccgtaggggttagtggtgagtactcttaggagccatatagggatggctcagtaatctccaaatgaaagaaaaacatgttctatactgtgtatagtagtggaaggacagaaggctcgggctgaaaggagcggtcctgtaatagaaaggagaggcagtaggtctggagccgttaggacaggcggtcctgcagacataaagtaggagaatgtagcacagttgcttaagccttataatgtgttataagaaggtctttagtggattcagagtgtacatccttaaaggcaatgttgaattaatgtttaaaaatttttgcacttagtagaatacccggttgggtaagaaaagttatttgaaagtatttaaccatgtttgtaacgtttaagtgtcctcacctcccataaagggaagctctgttcaaatatgcttattgttattgcactcacaaaaattgtatgtctttttgctgacatgtattgttgctttcttcccagtcccggagtactggatttaaccgggggggagtgcagcgccccagagtcctggtcgttgcagtactgtggctccgccactaaggggggctatggtatgtctgatggcactgaaggagttcatctgaccaggtatcacatacaccaatacatttcagagtcgggcctccagggggagctaagggtgctatttattaggccactccttaccgtgtgggtaaactgggggtcaggcaggaagttagctcagaaagctgactgggttggaaccaggcaacaccttgtggcagagggtgttgtggggaagattcggtagggtccctgtcaggtttgggaccctgacagaggcctggtaacaagaaagaacgtcacgggaccgtgcctgatcagcatagcggcggtgccctaagaaaggatcagaagcgagatatattgtgctgagtgagaaacgagatcaaagcaagaaggagattaccagtaggagtcgtgctgtaagatcgaggcaacatcctactgaggcgcacaaccggcggccggaacgccgaggaagtattcatatatctagctccaagcaatacttcaaaccaacggcaggacagtcagtcacaggcgggctgtctcacctaaatcacctatgcagacttggggggcaactctagggtcccggaagagctccgagcctacccgtcatacgggtgcgtcc
This is a stretch of genomic DNA from Ranitomeya variabilis isolate aRanVar5 chromosome 6, aRanVar5.hap1, whole genome shotgun sequence. It encodes these proteins:
- the RPRD1A gene encoding regulation of nuclear pre-mRNA domain-containing protein 1A isoform X5 yields the protein MSAFSEAALEKKLSELSNSQQSVQTLSLWLIHHRKHSGVIVSVWDRELRKAKPNRKLTFLYLANDVIQNSKRKGPEFTKDFAPVIVDAFKHVSSEADEGCQNHLGRVLSIWEERAVYENDILDHLKTALYGEKKTKKRPYEEVKIDKDEEDDDDDDDEELSKISPEEPPQTTDLIHALQELENAASGDAAVHQRISSLPVEVQDVSLLDKITDKASGDQLSKMVDDACMLLADYNGRLAAEIDDRKQLTRMLSDFLRSQKEVLEEKEQQLERTLGI
- the RPRD1A gene encoding regulation of nuclear pre-mRNA domain-containing protein 1A isoform X3; amino-acid sequence: MSAFSEAALEKKLSELSNSQQSVQTLSLWLIHHRKHSGVIVSVWDRELRKAKPNRKLTFLYLANDVIQNSKRKGPEFTKDFAPVIVDAFKHVSSEADEGCQNHLGRVLSIWEERAVYENDILDHLKTALYGEKKTKKRPYEEVKIDKDEEDDDDDDDEELSKISPEEPPQTTDLIHALQELENAASGDAAVHQRISSLPVEVQDVSLLDKITDKASGDQLSKMVDDACMLLADYNGRLAAEIDDRKQLTRMLSDFLRSQKEVLEEKEQQLEVQSPFSRIP
- the RPRD1A gene encoding regulation of nuclear pre-mRNA domain-containing protein 1A isoform X2, with the protein product MLLLCWCATSNAKPNRKLTFLYLANDVIQNSKRKGPEFTKDFAPVIVDAFKHVSSEADEGCQNHLGRVLSIWEERAVYENDILDHLKTALYGEKKTKKRPYEEVKIDKDEEDDDDDDDEELSKISPEEPPQTTDLIHALQELENAASGDAAVHQRISSLPVEVQDVSLLDKITDKASGDQLSKMVDDACMLLADYNGRLAAEIDDRKQLTRMLSDFLRSQKEVLEEKEQQLEEYKRKLARVSQVRKELRLRIQSLPDLSRLPNVTGSRVHLPYAGDLYNDD
- the RPRD1A gene encoding regulation of nuclear pre-mRNA domain-containing protein 1A isoform X6 — protein: MSAFSEAALEKKLSELSNSQQSVQTLSLWLIHHRKHSGVIVSVWDRELRKAKPNRKLTFLYLANDVIQNSKRKGPEFTKDFAPVIVDAFKHVSSEADEGCQNHLGRVLSIWEERAVYENDILDHLKTALYGEKKTKKRPYEEVKIDKDEEDDDDDDDEELSKISPEEPPQTTDLIHALQELENAASGDAAVHQRISSLPVEVQDVSLLDKITDKASGDQLSKMVDDACMLLADYNGRLAAEIDDRKQLTRMLSDFLRSQKEVLEEKEQQLE
- the RPRD1A gene encoding regulation of nuclear pre-mRNA domain-containing protein 1A isoform X4; the protein is MSAFSEAALEKKLSELSNSQQSVQTLSLWLIHHRKHSGVIVSVWDRELRKAKPNRKLTFLYLANDVIQNSKRKGPEFTKDFAPVIVDAFKHVSSEADEGCQNHLGRVLSIWEERAVYENDILDHLKTALYGEKKTKKRPYEEVKIDKDEEDDDDDDDEELSKISPEEPPQTTDLIHALQELENAASGDAAVHQRISSLPVEVQDVSLLDKITDKASGDQLSKMVDDACMLLADYNGRLAAEIDDRKQLTRMLSDFLRSQKEVLEEKEQQLESYCRALDEN